From Rhodovastum atsumiense, a single genomic window includes:
- a CDS encoding Crp/Fnr family transcriptional regulator encodes MAPGRGEWESVLAGHFLLRHLQPEELRRLVAGLTTARHARGATIFQKGDPGDSMMAVLRGRVKICTISSEGRELVLNLIDQGSLFGEIALLDGRPRTADAVAIEDCEVLVLPRSRFMPFLMASPELVARLFSVLCQRLRQTSAHLEDTLLRDAPSRLAGGLLRLSETFGRPGAGGMLLDIRLSQRQIGNLIGISRESINHYLGEWRQAGHIAIEGGMITIRDCHALESIAALDA; translated from the coding sequence ATGGCTCCGGGGCGGGGCGAGTGGGAAAGCGTGCTGGCAGGGCATTTCCTGCTGCGGCATCTGCAGCCCGAGGAACTGCGCCGCCTTGTCGCCGGCCTGACCACGGCACGGCATGCGCGCGGGGCGACGATCTTCCAGAAAGGCGATCCCGGCGACAGCATGATGGCGGTGTTGCGCGGGCGGGTGAAGATCTGCACCATCTCCTCGGAAGGGCGGGAGCTGGTGCTCAACCTCATCGACCAGGGCAGTCTGTTCGGCGAGATCGCCTTGCTCGACGGCCGCCCGCGCACGGCCGATGCGGTGGCGATCGAGGATTGCGAGGTGCTGGTCCTGCCACGCAGCCGCTTCATGCCGTTCCTGATGGCCAGCCCCGAGCTGGTGGCGCGGCTGTTCTCCGTACTCTGCCAGCGCCTGCGCCAGACCAGCGCGCATCTGGAAGACACGCTGTTGCGCGACGCGCCCTCGCGGCTCGCCGGCGGATTGCTGCGGCTGAGCGAGACCTTCGGACGCCCGGGTGCGGGGGGGATGCTGCTCGACATCCGCCTCTCGCAACGCCAGATCGGCAACCTGATCGGCATCTCCCGCGAAAGCATCAACCACTATCTCGGGGAATGGCGGCAGGCCGGCCACATCGCGATCGAGGGCGGGATGATCACGATCCGCGATTGCCATGCGCTGGAGAGTATCGCGGCCCTGGATGCCTGA